A window from Triticum aestivum cultivar Chinese Spring chromosome 6D, IWGSC CS RefSeq v2.1, whole genome shotgun sequence encodes these proteins:
- the LOC123144511 gene encoding uncharacterized protein, translated as MQFGTAKHRTLASSPPLLYGVVGGLDRATMAAAPIWDASTVPYRGSGRRNVLRRSNSDRVDGALQSTLHNELDVQFISGVRLVCARRAVRLVSSSSPASVEVQLWHCGMWFCAHLHAVPGHAERQTRQQLGLQQTPTSRLYCSRQHTLHPQVLLERFTVCCQFPIWWFSFQARMVVRLSCSSPVHSVRFTGRMTAVHLTLVRCRRRCPPGTVLQSAPGPRRTT; from the exons ATGCAATTTGGCACCGCAAAGCACCGGACTCTGgcgtcctctcctcctctcctatATGGCGTCGTGGGAGGCCTCGACAGAGCCACCATGGCCGCGGCCCCTATTTGGGATGCCTCCACCGTCCCGTACCGTGGCTCTGGGCGTCGCAATGTCCTCCGACGAAGCAACTCCGACCGGGTGGATGGGGCACTGCAGTCCACATTGCACAACG AGCTTGATGTGCAGTTCATCAGCGGCGTGCGGCTCGTTTGTGCTCGGCGTGCAGTGCGTCTAGTTTCCTCGAGCAGTCCGGCGAGCGTTGAGGTGCAGCTTTGGCATTGTGGGATGTGGTTCTGTGCTCATCTCCATGCAGTTCCGGGGCACGCCGAGCGACAAACGCGGCAACAACTTGGTCTCCAGCAAACTCCCACCTCACGTCTCTATTGCAGTAGGCAGCACACTTTGCATCCCCAGGTTCTGCTAGAGAGGTTCACTGTCTGCTGTCAATTCCCAATATGGTGGTTTTCATTCCAGGCGAGGATGGTCGTGAGACTGTCGTGCAGTTCGCCGGTCCATAGTGTGAGGTTCACCGGGCGCATGACTGCAGTGCACTTGACCCTCGTGCGGTGCCGACGCCGCTGTCCACCTGGCACTGTGCTGCAGTCTGCTCCTGGCCCTCGACGGACGACATAA